Proteins found in one Myxococcales bacterium genomic segment:
- a CDS encoding FAD-binding oxidoreductase, translating into MPQSDVVIIGAGAIGCSIAYHLGKRGMRATVVERESIGTRASGKAWAVIAYPPTYLAEEETHVAVADPDVLDVGAMPADQSIADWLYLFSSSYERMPDLALEIAERGGIDVEYGESSNTFLLTEADLEAAGREALLAPYVRAGGVETGWLDATQLREVFPSLAPEWRAGITNPEGQVEPYKYTLGLAQAAEQLGASMKQGEAVGFETQGDRITGLELATGEILSGDHFVIAAGPWSRPIAAHLGVDIPIRMLTAECIRVEVPGGLPFQTLVAGDYWIIPKVNGEVILSPYVGSFSPRETFDDSLNEELKLKTLTDCAAILPALEEAKLVEHRGDLLAMPVKAPFHKPTLGRLPQWRNGYAATHFGALGINMSPAAGELMAELIATGKPPLRAARTLDHLKL; encoded by the coding sequence ATGCCGCAGAGCGACGTCGTCATCATCGGGGCCGGAGCCATCGGCTGCTCGATTGCCTACCACCTCGGCAAGCGCGGGATGCGCGCCACCGTCGTCGAGCGCGAATCGATCGGCACGCGCGCTTCGGGCAAGGCCTGGGCCGTCATCGCCTATCCACCCACCTACCTCGCGGAGGAGGAAACGCATGTCGCGGTCGCGGACCCGGACGTTCTGGACGTTGGCGCGATGCCCGCGGACCAGAGCATCGCCGACTGGCTCTACCTCTTTTCATCCTCGTACGAGCGCATGCCGGACCTGGCTCTCGAGATCGCCGAACGCGGCGGCATCGACGTGGAGTACGGTGAATCTTCCAACACATTTCTGTTAACGGAAGCGGATCTCGAAGCGGCGGGACGCGAGGCACTGCTGGCCCCCTACGTTCGGGCCGGAGGAGTCGAGACGGGCTGGCTCGACGCGACGCAGCTACGCGAAGTCTTTCCGTCGCTCGCGCCGGAATGGCGGGCTGGAATCACCAATCCGGAGGGCCAGGTCGAACCCTACAAGTATACACTGGGTCTCGCCCAGGCGGCTGAGCAACTCGGTGCGAGCATGAAGCAGGGTGAGGCGGTGGGCTTCGAGACTCAAGGCGATCGCATAACCGGCCTCGAACTCGCTACAGGGGAGATCCTCTCGGGTGATCACTTCGTGATCGCGGCGGGGCCCTGGTCGCGTCCGATAGCGGCGCATCTCGGTGTCGACATTCCCATACGCATGCTCACGGCCGAGTGCATCCGAGTCGAAGTACCCGGCGGGCTGCCCTTCCAGACCCTCGTCGCGGGCGACTACTGGATCATCCCCAAGGTGAATGGGGAGGTGATCCTGAGCCCCTACGTGGGCAGTTTCAGCCCGCGAGAGACCTTCGACGATTCGCTCAACGAAGAGCTAAAACTGAAGACGCTGACGGACTGCGCCGCGATTCTGCCCGCTCTCGAAGAAGCGAAGTTGGTCGAGCACCGCGGTGACCTACTGGCGATGCCCGTCAAAGCGCCCTTCCACAAACCTACGCTCGGGAGACTCCCGCAGTGGCGCAACGGCTACGCGGCCACGCACTTCGGGGCGCTGGGAATCAACATGAGCCCGGCGGCCGGTGAGCTGATGGCCGAGCTCATCGCGACGGGCAAACCTCCGCTGCGCGCGGCCAGGACCCTCGATCACCTGAAGCTTTGA
- a CDS encoding alcohol dehydrogenase catalytic domain-containing protein yields MRAARLHEGETAVRLEEIDTPDVRPGTVLVSIQSVFVSPFTAGLIDGSGELSTPPRPFTPGMDAVGTVQLLGSDVSGLEIGQRVYCDCYYQSPTQGGVEDFGFIGNFGVGEHSAEMLRRWRDGTLAEYMLLPAECVIPIPETVTVSDAVLCRLGWLGTAYGAFTKVGLAPGEAVAVVGGTGLVGVSGVLVALAMGAQSIFVLGRRTDALAELAGLNSRVQAGTKLPDGQTFDVVLSAIEARDASAIQAALPTLKRSGRLVAVGVTEEPLAVSTDLIVSMDLTIRGSLWFERRQATELLNMIAAGTLDLSSLAVEEYPLAEVGEALHATGRRRGAFQQVVVRC; encoded by the coding sequence ATGAGAGCAGCTCGACTACACGAGGGTGAAACCGCTGTGCGCCTCGAGGAAATTGATACGCCTGACGTGCGGCCTGGCACCGTACTCGTCAGCATACAGTCAGTCTTTGTGTCGCCGTTTACAGCTGGCCTGATTGACGGTTCCGGCGAATTGTCGACCCCACCGAGGCCCTTTACTCCGGGCATGGATGCTGTCGGTACGGTTCAGCTCTTGGGCTCTGACGTCAGCGGACTCGAAATAGGACAGCGGGTTTACTGCGACTGTTACTACCAATCGCCCACGCAGGGGGGTGTCGAAGATTTCGGCTTCATCGGAAATTTCGGGGTTGGCGAGCACTCTGCGGAAATGCTTCGGCGTTGGCGCGACGGGACTCTCGCCGAGTATATGTTGCTGCCCGCCGAGTGCGTCATTCCGATTCCGGAAACCGTCACCGTTTCAGACGCCGTTCTTTGCCGCCTGGGTTGGTTAGGCACTGCCTACGGCGCCTTCACCAAGGTCGGCCTGGCACCCGGCGAAGCGGTTGCCGTAGTTGGAGGCACTGGTCTCGTCGGAGTGAGCGGGGTTCTGGTTGCCCTGGCGATGGGGGCCCAGAGTATCTTTGTTTTGGGGCGCCGGACCGACGCCCTTGCAGAGCTCGCCGGTCTGAATTCAAGAGTTCAAGCCGGAACGAAGCTGCCGGACGGTCAGACGTTCGATGTCGTGCTCAGTGCGATTGAGGCCCGCGACGCTTCGGCGATCCAGGCAGCGCTTCCCACGCTGAAGCGCTCGGGCCGTCTTGTCGCGGTAGGGGTGACAGAAGAACCCCTGGCAGTATCCACCGATCTCATTGTTAGCATGGATCTGACGATTCGAGGCTCTCTTTGGTTCGAACGGCGCCAAGCCACTGAATTGCTCAACATGATTGCGGCGGGAACGCTGGATCTCTCATCCCTCGCAGTCGAGGAATACCCATTGGCTGAGGTTGGAGAGGCCCTGCACGCCACCGGGCGTCGCCGGGGGGCTTTCCAGCAGGTCGTGGTTCGTTGTTGA